Proteins from one Clostridiales bacterium genomic window:
- a CDS encoding ankyrin repeat domain-containing protein gives MDRNEKLEKKFNENLEDLLNIEITLEDIALSNGGMQDVLESINKVEYEDRELARTKDILLATQDKIAQAKIAQEYLKTVQDSAEKIKENIRGLVDKLIERKRDISNLTATCQDVKRSYGNILRGLRIIAEVLSNSKLEPDMVQGSLKMIADANKVCMSGCKNMVVTLLTNFGDDISKKFNHIVKIDDEQNQLKRVLKNVFYKARVNVARKAINCFFMERLKINTENPHYKALCTEVLNEIYNFNIPDIDSKDTFQTDIDKARIKWLFLNYIGSINIFKIVYAEAIEIFHNEFQNNRKMFEYLVIWGNQYITKNKLLDQVGDVVFFLSRYVTKEDHDYEPRYAALKEIIRDSGFVKKVLSEKEYLPTPKEIGFIIHDMRTSEEIYKFNQTFIEKIDNENFVKIVIDGISYTKNYEILSQEVLQKLIEKQSQIAIEYLLKAKGRVKIENIDKFNVDNDTRVSVTICLGKDQEKIQFLKEYMKAYKRDFYRVRSMLVYAISRGSKDIANWLIENDVELNIKMEKGQSVLHYAIINKMYNIVGALIDRGVDVNIRDEYGKTALLYAYDLDVPKDISRKLFEKSDITQDLCDNYRLLLSYAIEVGAPERVINTLIESRLDMEKINFKKVIFKSVFLGKVSLKIIKKLVDKGLDIHVVDERTKQTALMQAICSGASEDIVNYFINKEVDVDATDNKGRTALMYALIMKEPIEVIKNLLKKKAAINKFDKDKITPLGYAIKEGYPIEGIEFLVEKGAKLESALSHRSVREIFTQNISALNMLQDYLDKEDRSNSNIIRTHLMHAILYNVPIDVFKELLNKGESIQEKDSEGNTILMYAISQDKLDDRDEIVKELISRDVSLINEQNNDGYTALMTAVRYRHEKVIKMLIDAKADVNKVDKDGRTELLFLSGNVFNRDEEECVKRIIDMLLDAKADMYVEDNRGESLFQKMSRMYWFDDSMFRVFNKLMNRHDPSNKYQKTVLMCAMDAKQDVYKILKLIKQEQKIDKTDIYGRTLLMYAARNGYGSKVMKALVDKGQKISSLDNNGKSLLEYAVDGEAKSIIDSLVKGTKKVNLEKLLIYAAKQGSLNMMKLLVKCGKLDINNKDENGWTILMHFIKEGNYKRGLSWARWFKDNGVNIEEKNNDGQTAVDLAKGKEHSHGIQYLFGKRKREEEVPGEKSSHKKEKYKRIKLELAQKKDILRIIKILGERRGTEKEKIQKSWKVSINFSALTWRIRNLQMQNIIREVVFNTRQLGRVRNLQQIRHPQRINMNDIPRENMERNGREM, from the coding sequence GTGGACAGAAACGAAAAATTAGAGAAAAAATTTAATGAAAACTTAGAAGATTTATTGAATATTGAAATAACGTTAGAGGATATAGCTCTATCAAATGGGGGAATGCAAGATGTGTTAGAAAGTATAAATAAGGTGGAGTATGAAGATAGAGAATTAGCAAGAACAAAAGATATATTACTGGCAACCCAAGATAAAATAGCACAAGCTAAAATAGCACAAGAATATTTAAAAACCGTACAAGATAGTGCTGAAAAAATAAAGGAAAATATAAGAGGATTAGTGGATAAATTAATAGAAAGGAAAAGAGATATAAGTAATCTTACTGCAACTTGCCAGGATGTAAAAAGAAGTTATGGAAACATACTAAGAGGACTAAGAATAATAGCAGAAGTTTTAAGTAATTCAAAACTAGAGCCAGATATGGTACAGGGTAGTCTTAAGATGATAGCTGACGCTAATAAGGTTTGTATGTCGGGATGCAAGAATATGGTAGTAACACTTCTAACTAATTTTGGTGATGATATTTCAAAAAAATTTAATCATATAGTTAAAATAGATGATGAACAAAATCAACTAAAAAGAGTACTAAAGAATGTATTTTATAAAGCACGTGTCAATGTAGCAAGGAAAGCAATAAATTGTTTTTTTATGGAAAGATTAAAGATAAATACAGAGAATCCACACTATAAAGCTTTATGTACTGAGGTGTTAAATGAGATATATAACTTTAATATTCCGGATATAGATTCAAAAGATACATTTCAAACTGATATTGATAAGGCTAGGATAAAATGGCTTTTTTTAAATTATATAGGTTCAATAAATATATTTAAAATTGTATACGCTGAGGCAATTGAGATTTTTCACAATGAATTTCAGAACAATAGAAAAATGTTTGAGTATCTGGTAATTTGGGGAAACCAATATATCACGAAAAATAAATTGTTAGATCAAGTAGGAGATGTAGTGTTTTTTTTGAGTAGGTACGTGACAAAGGAAGACCATGATTATGAACCAAGATATGCTGCATTAAAAGAGATAATTAGAGATAGTGGTTTTGTTAAAAAGGTGCTAAGTGAAAAAGAATATTTACCTACCCCTAAAGAAATTGGTTTTATTATACATGATATGAGGACTAGTGAGGAGATTTATAAATTTAATCAGACATTTATAGAGAAAATAGATAATGAAAACTTTGTAAAGATTGTTATAGATGGTATTAGCTATACTAAAAATTATGAAATACTAAGTCAGGAGGTCTTGCAAAAACTTATAGAAAAGCAAAGCCAAATTGCAATAGAGTATTTATTAAAGGCAAAAGGCAGGGTAAAAATAGAAAATATAGATAAGTTTAATGTGGACAATGATACAAGAGTATCTGTTACTATATGTTTGGGTAAAGATCAAGAGAAGATACAATTTTTAAAGGAGTATATGAAAGCTTACAAAAGAGATTTTTATAGAGTAAGATCAATGCTGGTATATGCTATTAGCAGAGGATCTAAAGATATAGCAAACTGGTTAATAGAAAATGATGTAGAGTTAAATATTAAAATGGAAAAAGGACAGTCAGTGCTACATTATGCTATTATAAACAAAATGTATAACATCGTAGGTGCTCTAATAGATAGAGGAGTGGATGTAAATATTAGAGATGAATATGGCAAAACAGCACTTTTATACGCTTATGATTTGGATGTACCTAAAGATATATCAAGAAAATTGTTTGAGAAATCGGATATAACACAAGATTTATGCGATAATTATAGGTTGTTGTTAAGTTATGCTATTGAAGTTGGAGCACCTGAAAGAGTAATAAATACACTCATAGAATCGAGACTTGATATGGAAAAGATAAATTTTAAAAAAGTAATATTTAAGAGTGTATTTTTGGGAAAAGTATCATTAAAAATAATAAAGAAATTAGTAGATAAAGGTTTAGATATACATGTAGTAGATGAAAGAACAAAACAAACAGCTTTGATGCAAGCAATATGTAGTGGAGCATCCGAGGACATAGTAAACTATTTTATAAATAAAGAAGTGGATGTGGATGCAACGGATAATAAGGGAAGGACAGCGTTAATGTATGCGCTAATTATGAAAGAACCAATAGAAGTTATAAAAAATTTATTGAAGAAAAAGGCAGCAATCAATAAATTTGATAAAGATAAAATAACTCCTCTTGGTTATGCAATTAAAGAAGGTTATCCAATAGAAGGAATAGAGTTTCTAGTAGAGAAGGGTGCTAAATTAGAGAGTGCATTATCACATAGATCAGTAAGGGAGATATTTACCCAAAATATCAGTGCATTAAATATGTTGCAAGATTATTTGGATAAAGAGGACAGATCAAATAGTAATATAATAAGAACTCATCTTATGCATGCGATTTTGTATAATGTACCTATTGATGTGTTTAAAGAATTATTAAATAAGGGAGAATCAATACAAGAAAAAGACAGTGAAGGTAATACAATATTAATGTATGCTATTTCACAAGATAAATTGGATGATAGAGATGAAATTGTAAAAGAGTTAATATCTCGTGATGTAAGTTTGATAAATGAACAGAATAATGATGGATATACAGCATTAATGACCGCGGTAAGGTATAGACATGAGAAAGTAATAAAAATGTTAATAGATGCTAAAGCTGATGTAAATAAGGTGGACAAAGATGGAAGAACAGAATTATTATTTTTATCAGGGAATGTTTTTAACAGAGATGAAGAAGAATGTGTTAAACGTATTATAGATATGTTATTGGATGCTAAAGCAGATATGTATGTGGAAGATAATAGAGGAGAATCACTTTTTCAAAAAATGAGCAGAATGTATTGGTTCGATGATTCTATGTTTAGAGTGTTTAATAAATTAATGAATAGGCATGATCCTTCTAACAAATATCAAAAAACAGTATTAATGTGTGCAATGGATGCAAAGCAGGATGTTTATAAAATTTTAAAATTAATAAAACAAGAACAGAAAATAGACAAGACTGATATTTATGGTAGAACACTTCTTATGTACGCTGCACGTAATGGATATGGTTCAAAAGTAATGAAAGCTTTGGTAGATAAGGGGCAAAAGATTAGTAGTTTAGATAATAATGGTAAAAGTCTACTTGAATATGCAGTAGATGGAGAAGCAAAAAGTATTATAGATAGTTTGGTAAAAGGTACTAAAAAGGTAAATTTGGAAAAATTACTTATATACGCAGCAAAACAAGGCTCATTAAATATGATGAAATTATTGGTAAAATGTGGAAAGCTAGATATAAATAATAAAGATGAAAATGGATGGACGATTTTAATGCATTTCATTAAAGAGGGGAATTATAAAAGAGGATTATCTTGGGCTCGTTGGTTTAAAGATAATGGTGTCAACATTGAAGAAAAAAATAATGATGGACAGACGGCTGTAGATTTAGCAAAAGGGAAAGAACATTCACATGGGATTCAATATTTGTTTGGTAAAAGAAAAAGGGAAGAAGAGGTGCCAGGAGAAAAATCTTCACATAAAAAAGAAAAATATAAAAGGATAAAATTAGAGTTAGCTCAAAAAAAAGATATATTGCGTATAATAAAAATCTTAGGGGAGAGGAGAGGGACAGAAAAGGAAAAAATACAGAAATCGTGGAAAGTAAGTATTAACTTTAGTGCGTTAACATGGAGAATTAGGAATTTACAGATGCAAAATATAATACGAGAGGTAGTGTTTAACACTCGACAGCTAGGCAGAGTAAGAAATTTACAACAGATTAGGCATCCACAAAGAATAAATATGAATGATATACCTCGTGAAAACATGGAACGAAATGGACGAGAGATGTAA
- the trmFO gene encoding methylenetetrahydrofolate--tRNA-(uracil(54)-C(5))-methyltransferase (FADH(2)-oxidizing) TrmFO — MKDCVKVIGAGLAGCEAAWQIANRGIFVKLYEMKPNKKSPAHHRETFAELVCSNSLRSNQLENAVGLLKEEMRMLNSIIMEAADNTKVPAGGALAVDRDKFSDYITDKIRNHPNIEIVHQEVCDIDLDEYVVVATGPLTSEKLFDGLKKILGEDYLHFFDAAAPIVYLDSVDQEKAFKASRYNKGSDDYINCSMNKQEYDEFVNNLIHAELAEVKHFEKEVVFEGCMPIETMAKRGYDTIRFGPLKPVGLINPRTGAEDYAVVQLRQDNSDKTLYNIVGFQTRLKWGEQKRVFGLIPALKNAKYARYGVMHRNTFINSPKLLSDVYSLRDRENIFFAGQITGVEGYIESASSGLVAGINIARKYRDKDKIVFPKTTAIGALALYVSNNTIKNFQPMNINFGLMDQLKEKIKDKKIKNQKIAMLAIEELVKIKEKYDL; from the coding sequence ATGAAAGATTGTGTAAAAGTGATAGGTGCAGGGCTTGCAGGATGTGAAGCAGCTTGGCAGATAGCTAACCGAGGTATATTTGTTAAACTATATGAAATGAAGCCTAATAAGAAGTCTCCCGCACATCATAGGGAGACATTTGCTGAGCTTGTTTGCAGTAATTCTCTAAGATCTAATCAATTAGAGAATGCGGTAGGATTACTAAAAGAAGAAATGAGAATGTTAAATTCTATAATAATGGAGGCAGCGGACAATACAAAGGTTCCAGCAGGTGGTGCATTGGCTGTTGATAGGGATAAATTTTCGGATTATATTACGGACAAGATACGTAATCATCCCAACATAGAGATTGTGCATCAAGAGGTATGTGATATCGATTTAGATGAGTATGTTGTTGTAGCGACGGGGCCATTAACGTCAGAAAAATTATTTGATGGTTTAAAAAAGATACTAGGTGAAGATTATTTACATTTTTTTGACGCGGCAGCACCTATCGTATATTTAGATAGTGTAGATCAAGAGAAGGCGTTTAAGGCATCAAGGTATAATAAGGGCAGTGATGATTACATAAATTGTTCTATGAATAAACAAGAATACGATGAATTTGTAAATAATTTAATCCATGCAGAACTTGCCGAAGTAAAGCATTTTGAGAAGGAAGTTGTATTTGAAGGGTGTATGCCAATAGAGACAATGGCCAAAAGGGGGTATGACACAATAAGGTTTGGACCACTAAAACCAGTGGGGTTAATTAACCCGAGAACTGGAGCGGAGGATTATGCGGTGGTTCAGTTAAGACAAGATAATAGTGATAAAACGCTGTACAATATAGTGGGTTTTCAAACAAGGCTAAAATGGGGAGAGCAAAAAAGAGTATTTGGTTTAATCCCGGCTCTAAAAAATGCTAAGTACGCGAGGTACGGAGTTATGCACAGAAATACATTTATAAATTCGCCCAAACTTCTTAGTGATGTGTATTCATTAAGGGATAGGGAAAATATATTTTTCGCAGGGCAAATAACAGGAGTAGAAGGTTATATAGAATCAGCATCATCAGGACTTGTAGCGGGTATTAATATTGCAAGGAAATATCGAGATAAAGATAAGATAGTTTTTCCTAAGACTACAGCAATAGGAGCGTTGGCCTTATACGTATCAAATAATACGATTAAAAATTTTCAACCAATGAATATTAATTTTGGATTAATGGATCAACTAAAAGAGAAGATAAAAGATAAAAAAATAAAAAATCAGAAGATAGCGATGTTGGCGATAGAAGAGCTAGTTAAAATCAAAGAAAAGTATGATTTGTGA
- the topA gene encoding type I DNA topoisomerase, with product MVKVLVIVESPAKAKTIGKFLGKNYKVEASMGHIRDLPKSQLGVDLENDFEPKYINIRGKGDLIKKLKKSAKAHDRIYLATDPDREGEAISWHLSHILGIPVDEECRITFNEITKNAVKDAIKNPKKIDLKLVDAQQARRVLDRVVGYKISPILWKRVKKGLSAGRVQSVATKIICDRETEIENFVAKEYWSIKAILHKDGDKTKFEAMFYGDKKGKISLDDKSLVDKIVSFIKNKDFVVTKVKLGTKKKNPSAPFITSTMQQEASRKLGFSTKKTMSVAQQLYEGIDIKGKGAVGLVTYIRTDSTRISTDAQKEARDYIKSKYGEKYLPKSPRIYKNKNTSQDAHEAIRPTYVSFHPDTIKDSLTKEQYKLYKLVWERFIASQMEQAVYDVIAADFDVGEYRFKANGSKISFDGFMALYIEGNDDKEKDDEEMKVPMLEEGEIVKQSKIESKQHFTEPPPRFTEASLVKFLEEKGIGRPSTYAPTISTILARGYIEKEKKAIKPTFLGNIVNEIMKKYFKDIVDCKFTANMEENLDDVETGSREWKDVIRSFYPAFEKDLNSAEEHLEKVALPQVVTDVICDKCGRNMVEKISRYGKFLACPGFPECRNIKAIVVEAGANCLKCGGKILVKKTKKGRKYLGCENNPKCDFMTWDSISKEKCPKCQSFMLEHSTSKKKIVRCANEECDFMRESDK from the coding sequence ATGGTAAAAGTTTTGGTTATAGTTGAGTCACCAGCTAAGGCGAAGACGATAGGAAAGTTTTTGGGGAAAAATTATAAAGTTGAAGCTTCTATGGGGCATATAAGAGATTTGCCTAAGAGTCAGCTTGGAGTGGATTTGGAGAATGACTTTGAGCCTAAGTATATTAATATACGAGGCAAGGGTGATTTAATAAAGAAGCTAAAAAAGTCGGCTAAGGCTCATGATAGAATTTATCTGGCAACCGACCCGGATAGAGAGGGAGAGGCCATATCTTGGCATCTATCACATATATTGGGCATACCGGTTGATGAGGAGTGTAGAATAACCTTCAACGAAATAACGAAGAATGCTGTTAAAGATGCAATAAAAAATCCGAAAAAAATAGATCTAAAGCTTGTAGATGCACAACAGGCGAGAAGAGTTTTGGATAGAGTAGTGGGATACAAAATAAGTCCAATACTTTGGAAAAGAGTAAAAAAAGGTCTAAGTGCAGGTAGAGTTCAATCTGTGGCGACTAAGATTATATGTGATAGAGAAACTGAAATAGAAAATTTTGTTGCGAAAGAGTATTGGTCAATAAAAGCAATCTTACATAAAGACGGGGACAAGACCAAGTTTGAGGCAATGTTTTACGGAGATAAAAAAGGTAAGATCAGTTTAGATGATAAATCTTTGGTTGATAAAATAGTGTCATTTATAAAAAACAAGGATTTTGTTGTGACAAAAGTAAAGCTAGGTACGAAAAAGAAAAATCCATCAGCTCCATTTATAACAAGTACTATGCAGCAGGAGGCATCGAGAAAACTTGGATTTTCTACGAAAAAAACGATGAGTGTTGCGCAACAATTATATGAAGGGATAGATATAAAAGGAAAAGGTGCCGTAGGTTTGGTTACGTACATACGTACAGACTCAACCAGAATATCTACCGATGCACAAAAAGAAGCAAGGGATTACATAAAAAGTAAGTATGGTGAGAAATATTTACCTAAATCGCCTAGAATATATAAGAACAAAAATACGTCTCAAGATGCACATGAGGCAATAAGACCTACATATGTCTCATTTCATCCAGATACAATAAAAGATTCATTGACCAAGGAACAGTATAAACTATATAAACTTGTGTGGGAGAGATTTATAGCAAGCCAGATGGAACAAGCAGTTTATGATGTTATTGCTGCTGATTTTGATGTTGGTGAATATAGATTTAAGGCTAATGGATCAAAAATTTCTTTTGATGGATTTATGGCATTGTATATTGAAGGTAATGATGATAAGGAGAAAGATGATGAGGAAATGAAAGTGCCTATGTTGGAGGAAGGTGAAATTGTAAAACAGAGTAAGATAGAGTCAAAACAGCACTTTACTGAACCACCGCCAAGGTTTACAGAGGCTTCTTTAGTAAAATTCTTGGAAGAGAAGGGAATTGGAAGACCTAGCACATATGCACCAACAATAAGTACTATTTTGGCTAGAGGATATATAGAAAAAGAAAAAAAGGCGATAAAACCAACATTTTTAGGTAATATAGTAAACGAGATTATGAAGAAATATTTTAAAGATATAGTAGATTGCAAGTTTACGGCCAATATGGAAGAAAACTTAGATGATGTGGAAACAGGTAGCAGAGAATGGAAGGATGTAATAAGAAGTTTTTATCCTGCATTTGAAAAAGATCTAAATAGCGCGGAAGAGCATTTAGAAAAAGTTGCATTGCCGCAGGTTGTGACGGATGTTATATGTGATAAGTGCGGAAGGAACATGGTTGAAAAGATAAGTAGATATGGAAAGTTTTTAGCTTGTCCAGGGTTCCCGGAATGCAGGAATATAAAAGCTATAGTTGTAGAAGCGGGAGCGAATTGCCTAAAGTGTGGTGGAAAGATTCTTGTTAAGAAGACTAAAAAAGGTAGAAAATATTTGGGATGTGAGAATAATCCTAAATGTGATTTTATGACGTGGGATAGTATTTCAAAAGAAAAGTGTCCTAAGTGCCAATCATTTATGCTAGAGCATAGCACATCAAAGAAGAAGATAGTTAGATGTGCGAACGAGGAATGTGATTTTATGAGAGAGAGTGATAAGTAA
- the dprA gene encoding DNA-processing protein DprA, which translates to MKENFYWVWLSSLPHIGVLKKKKLIDEFGSPYKIFYADVLQLRELSYLTSKNIDALINRDYREQAKVHLENVYKNDIKIITLDDEAYPKLLKNIYDPPIVLYIKGKIKKDDVGIGIVGARRATQYGLNIAYDMGDNISQCGVTVISGLARGIDTYAHKGALKNGGRTIAVLGSGLDVVYPYENKELFENIQKDGMVITEYLPKTKPSPYNFPARNRIISGLSRGILVVEAGIKSGSLITADFALEQGRDVFAIPGNIGYKNSEGTNTLIKEGAKLVTCARDILEDIGYIAVKKISENSNKYKNLNELEKSIIECLKEKNMCVDEMVKYTSMELKSINASLLVLELRGMIRKDDKNVYRVL; encoded by the coding sequence ATGAAAGAAAATTTTTATTGGGTATGGCTTAGTTCGTTGCCACATATAGGTGTACTCAAGAAGAAAAAGTTGATAGATGAATTTGGTAGTCCATACAAAATTTTTTACGCAGATGTATTACAATTAAGAGAACTTTCTTATCTTACTTCAAAGAATATAGATGCGTTGATTAATAGGGATTATAGGGAACAGGCTAAAGTTCATTTGGAGAATGTATACAAAAATGATATAAAAATAATAACATTGGATGATGAAGCATATCCAAAGTTACTTAAGAATATATATGATCCGCCTATTGTGTTGTATATAAAGGGTAAAATAAAAAAAGATGATGTAGGAATTGGAATAGTTGGAGCAAGAAGGGCTACTCAGTACGGATTAAATATAGCTTATGATATGGGAGATAATATATCCCAGTGTGGTGTTACAGTGATAAGTGGGCTAGCTCGAGGAATAGATACATACGCACACAAGGGCGCACTGAAAAATGGAGGAAGAACTATTGCGGTGTTAGGAAGTGGATTGGACGTAGTGTATCCGTATGAGAATAAAGAATTGTTTGAAAATATACAAAAAGATGGAATGGTCATAACAGAGTATTTGCCGAAGACTAAGCCTTCGCCGTATAATTTTCCTGCAAGAAATAGAATAATAAGTGGCTTAAGCAGGGGAATACTTGTGGTAGAGGCAGGAATAAAAAGTGGATCTTTAATTACGGCTGATTTTGCGCTAGAACAGGGTAGAGATGTATTTGCAATTCCGGGCAATATAGGGTATAAAAATAGTGAGGGAACGAATACGTTAATAAAAGAAGGAGCAAAACTTGTAACTTGTGCCAGGGATATATTGGAGGATATTGGTTATATAGCTGTAAAAAAAATATCAGAAAATAGTAATAAATATAAAAATTTGAACGAATTAGAGAAAAGTATAATAGAATGTTTAAAAGAAAAGAATATGTGTGTAGATGAAATGGTTAAGTATACTAGTATGGAGTTAAAAAGTATTAACGCAAGTCTTTTGGTGCTTGAGTTAAGAGGTATGATAAGAAAAGATGATAAAAATGTTTATAGAGTTCTTTAA